The following coding sequences are from one Apteryx mantelli isolate bAptMan1 unplaced genomic scaffold, bAptMan1.hap1 HAP1_SCAFFOLD_34, whole genome shotgun sequence window:
- the LOC136996380 gene encoding olfactory receptor 6F1-like — protein sequence VTEFLLLGFPSLHHQEYLIAITFLASYLVILVGNLLIIALILSDRDLHRPMYFFLCNLSSLEIFFATSIIPKTVASLLMGSKAISYPACLTQFYFCTFLGVIEFVLLAVMSYDRYVAICYPLQYPMLMNSQLCVQLLLGSWTAGFLATIVPTVLVARLSFCNANHIDHFFCDGVLLIKLSCADTRTVELINFVNAFIILFGSLVMTAMSYLYIINTILRLPSASSRNKAFSTCSSHFTIVILGYGSCIFQYVQPSSHHTSYYKMVALINTVVTPLMSPFIFSLRNEQMKKALKVGL from the coding sequence gtcacagagttccttctcttgggcttcccctccctccaccatcaggagtacctaatagcaatcactttcctggcttcctacctggtgatcttagttggaaacctgctgatcattgccctcattctttctgaccgagacctccacagacctatgtactttttcctctgcaacctctcctctttggagatcttcttTGCTACATccatcatacccaaaacagtagcaagcttgttgatgggcagcaaagccatctcctacccagcttgcTTAACTCAGTTCTATTTCTGCACCTTCCTGGGTGTCATTGAATTTGTCCTTCtggctgtcatgtcctacgaccgttatgtggccatatgctaccctcttcagtaccccatgctcatgaacagtcagctttgtgttcagctcctgttggggtcatggactgcaggcttcctggccaccattgtccccactgtcctagttgcCAGGCTGTCCTTCTGCAATGCCAATcatattgaccacttcttctgtgacggtgtgcttttgatcaagttgtcctgtgcagaCACACGGACTGTGGAGCTGATAAATTTCGTGAACGCTTTCATCATCCTCTttggctcactggtcatgacagcaatgtcctacctgtacatcattaacaccatccttaggttgccctcagcttcgtcacggaacaaggcattttctacatgctcctctcacttcaccattgtcatcttgggctatggtagctgcatcttccagtatgtgcagccttcaagtcaccacacttcctattacaaaatggtggccctgaTCAACACAGtggtaactcctctgatgagccccttcattttcagcctgaggaacgagcagatgaagaaggctctcaaggtgggcttg
- the LOC136996323 gene encoding olfactory receptor 6M1-like, translated as MTDTYFGNRTRVTEFILIGFLNPFEVQVTLFMLFFIVFLVTVVGNSVIIVLTCSDYRLQSPMYFFLRNLSIIEILITVTVVPKMMENFLSERKTISFYGCLAQSYFYFLLGTTEYVLLAVMSYDRYVAICSPLHYSNIMRKKVCMWLVVASWLCGFFSILVPTVMKLQLPFCGPNTINHFFCDSAPLLHLACADIRLLEFIDFIISLPILLGSLLLTVFSYFYIICAIIRTPSATGKQKAFSTCASHFTVVTIGYGTSVFIYVRPSQTNSMNLNKVASLLTTAFTPMLNPFIFSLRNQKVKEALTDLVSKCVGAHGLGLNSRRV; from the coding sequence ATGACAGATACATACTTTGGAAACAGGACACGTGTGACAGAATTCATCCTCATTGGCTTCCTGAACCCCTTTGAAGTACAAGTCACCTTGTTCATGTTGTTCTTCATTGTCTTTCTGGTGACAGTGGTTGGAAACTCTGTTATCATCGTGTTAACCTGCTCTGACTACCGTTTACAAtcacccatgtactttttccttcgCAACCTTTCCATCATTGAAATTCTCATCACTGTGACTGTGGTGCCCAAAATGATGGAAAACTTCCTCTCGGAGAGGAAGACAATTTCCTTTTATGGTTGCCTGGCTCAGAgctacttttatttccttctgggcACCACAGAGTATGTCCTGCTCgctgtcatgtcctacgaccgttatgtggccatatgctcCCCACTGCACTATAGCAACATCATGAGAAAGAAGGTCTGTATGTGGCTGGTAGTGGCATCCTGGCTGTgtggatttttctccattttggtccCCACAGTGATGAAGCTTCAGCTGCCATTCTGTGGTCCCAACACCatcaaccatttcttctgtgataGTGCCCCTCTGCTGCACCTGGCTTGTGCTGACATCCGGCTGCTGGAGTTTATTGATTTCATCATTTCACTGCCCATTCTGCTAGGTTCCCTGCTGCTGACTGTCTTCTCCTACTTCTATATCATCTGTGCCATTATCCGCACCCCTTCTGCCACAGGCAAGCAGAAGGCTTTTTCCACCTGTGCCTCTCATTTTACTGTGGTCACTATCGGCTATGGCACCTCAGTCTTTATTTATGTCCGTCCCTCTCAAACCAACTCCATGAACCTAAACAAAGTAGCATCTCTGCTCACCACTGCATTCACTCCGATGCTGAATCCTTTCATATTCAGCCTTAGGAACCAGAAGGTCAAGGAGGCATTAACGGACTTAGTCAGCAAGTGTGTAGGAGCTCACGGACTTGGCCTGAATTCACGGAGGGTTTGA
- the LOC136996322 gene encoding olfactory receptor 6M1-like → MSSEKIFKTLHYSGVLSHNGDCTEMENGTSVTEFILARFPNVHEVEILLLVVFLLIYLVTVLGNTLIIVLVYTDGHLHSPMYYFLSYLSFREISMTSSVVPKMLANFLSEKKTISFDGCFSQLFFSFLMGTTESILFAVTSYDTYVAVCNPLRHPSIMTSKVCSTLVLGCWAGAFVMILSSLVLAARLPYCGANVIDHYFCDSAPLLHLACADIQLIEWIDFVVFWVLLLGSLALTVLSCAYIDSNIFRMPSAQGRQKAFATCASHFTVVSLGFGISIFVYARPSHMTSVHLNKSLPVVSSIVAPLVNPFIFSLRKEQMKEALKNALHKGLVMTKRAGKPRASSWLVLSLEKSERDLSVHKDKLASLDETPWMRFSGA, encoded by the coding sequence ATGTCATCtgagaaaatattcaaaactctACATTACTCTGGTGTTCTTTCCCACAACGGAGACTGCACAGAGATGGAGAATGGCACATCTGTGACAGAGTTCATCTTAGCACGATTTCCTAATGTCCATGAGGTGGAGATCCTCCTCTTGGTTGTGTTCCTGCTTATTTATTTAGTGACTGTCTTGGGAAACACTCTTATCATTGTCCTGGTATACACTGATggccatctccattctcccatgtATTACTTCCTCAGTTATCTGTCTTTCAGAGAGATCTCCATGACTTCCTCTGTGGTTCCTAAAATGCTGGCAAACTTCCTgtcagagaagaaaaccatttcctttgatgGCTGCTTTAGTCagctcttcttctctttcctcatggGCACAACTGAGTCCATCCTCTTTGCTGTCACGTCCTACGACACATATGTGGCTGTATGCAACCCACTAAGGCATCCCAGCATCATGACAAGCAAGGTATGCAGTACACTTGTTTTGGGCTGCTGGGCGGGTGCCTTTGTCATGATTCTGTCGTCTCTGGTTCTGGCAGCCCGGCTGCCATACTGTGGTGCCAATGtaatcgaccactacttctgtgacagTGCTCCATTATTACACCTTGCTTGTGCAGACATCCAGCTTATTGAGTGGATTGATTTTGTGGTGTTCTGGGTCCTGCTCCTTGGCTCTTTGGCACTGACTGTGCTCTCCTGTGCCTACATTGATTCCAACATATTCCGGATGCCGTCAGCACAGGGCAGGCAGAAAGCATTTGCAACTTGTGCTTCTCATTTCACTGTTGTTTCCTTGGGTTTTGGCATCTCCATCTTTgtctatgccaggccttcccacaTGACCTCTGTGCATCTCAACAAAAGCCTCCCTGTTGTCTCCAGTATTGTGGCGCCTCTTGTAAACCCATTCATATTTAGCCTGAGGAAGGAGCAAATGAAAGAGGCCTTGAAAAATGCTTTGCACAAAGGCCTGGTGATGACTAAGAGGGCAGGAAAGCCACGAGCATCATCATGGCTGGTACTTAGTCTTGAAAAATCTGAGCGGGACCTTTCTGTTCACAAGGATAAACTAGCCAGCTTAGATGAGACTCCTTGGATGAGATTCAGTGGTGCTTAG